In the Pseudomonas sp. ADAK2 genome, one interval contains:
- a CDS encoding 2-oxoglutarate dehydrogenase E1 component, whose protein sequence is MQESVMQRMWNSAYLSGSNAAYVEELYELYLHDPNAVPEEWRTYFQKLPADGNTATDVSHSTIRDHFVLLAKNQRRAQPVSAGSVSSEHEKKQVEVLRLIQAYRMRGHQAAQLDPLGLWQRPAPADLSINHYGLTNADLDTTFRAGDLFIGKEEASLREIHEALQQTYCRTIGAEFTHITDSEQRQWFQQRLESVRGRPTYSADIKSHLLERVTAGEGLEKYLGTKYPGTKRFGLEGGESLIPMLDELIQRSGSYGTKEIVIGMAHRGRLNVLVNTFGKNPRELFDEFEGKKKVELGSGDVKYHQGFSSNVMTTGGEVHLAMAFNPSHLEIVSPVVEGSVRARQDRRNDPTGEKVLPISIHGDAAFAGQGVVMETFQMSQTRGFKTGGTVHIVINNQVGFTISNPEDSRSTEYATDVAKMIQAPILHVNGDDPEAVLFVTQLAIDYRMQFKRDVVIDLVCYRRRGHNEADEPSGTQPLMYQQITKQRTTRELYAERLTQAGVVDDERVQAKIDEYRNALDNGLHVVKSLVKEPNKELFVDWRPYLGHAWTARHDTRFDLKTLQELSAKLLEIPEGFVVQRQVSKIYEDRQKMQVGGLPINWGYAETMAYATLAFEGHPIRMTGQDIGRGTFSHRHAVLHNQKDAGSYIPLQNLYKGQPRFDLYDSFLSEEAVLAFEYGYSTTTPEALVIWEAQFGDFANGAQVVIDQFITSGEHKWGRLCGLTMLLPHGYEGQGPEHSSARLERYLQLCAEHNIQVAVPTTPAQIYHLLRRQVIRPLRKPLIVLTPKSLLRHKLAISTLEDLAEGSFQTVIPEIDVLDPKKVERIVLCSGKVYYDLLEKRRAEGRDDIAIVRIEQLYPFPEDDLNEVLAPYTNLKHIVWCQEEPMNQGAWYCSQHHMRRIVGNHNKALVLEYAGRDASAAPACGYASMHAEQQEKLLQDAFTV, encoded by the coding sequence ATGCAAGAAAGCGTGATGCAGCGCATGTGGAACAGCGCCTACCTATCCGGTAGTAACGCTGCCTATGTGGAAGAGCTCTATGAGCTCTACCTGCACGACCCTAACGCTGTGCCAGAAGAGTGGCGCACCTACTTTCAGAAGTTGCCTGCTGACGGCAACACTGCCACCGATGTTTCGCACTCCACAATTCGCGATCATTTCGTCTTGCTGGCAAAGAACCAGCGCCGCGCCCAACCGGTTTCCGCCGGGAGCGTGAGCAGTGAGCACGAGAAGAAGCAAGTTGAAGTGCTGCGATTGATCCAGGCCTACCGTATGCGTGGCCACCAGGCAGCCCAGCTTGACCCGCTGGGGCTGTGGCAGCGTCCTGCACCTGCAGACCTGTCGATCAATCATTACGGCTTGACCAATGCCGATCTTGATACGACCTTCCGTGCCGGCGACCTGTTCATCGGCAAAGAGGAGGCGAGCCTACGCGAAATTCACGAAGCGTTGCAGCAGACATATTGCCGCACCATCGGCGCTGAATTCACGCACATCACCGATTCCGAGCAGCGCCAGTGGTTCCAGCAGCGTCTGGAAAGCGTGCGCGGCCGTCCGACGTACTCCGCCGACATCAAGAGCCACCTGCTCGAGCGCGTCACTGCCGGCGAAGGTCTGGAAAAATACCTGGGCACCAAATACCCGGGTACCAAGCGTTTCGGCCTGGAAGGCGGCGAGAGCCTGATTCCGATGCTCGATGAGCTGATCCAGCGTTCCGGCTCCTACGGCACCAAGGAAATCGTGATCGGCATGGCCCACCGTGGCCGTCTCAACGTGCTGGTCAACACCTTCGGCAAGAACCCGCGCGAGCTGTTCGACGAGTTCGAAGGCAAGAAGAAGGTCGAGCTGGGTTCCGGTGACGTTAAATATCACCAGGGCTTCTCGTCCAACGTCATGACCACCGGCGGTGAAGTTCACCTGGCCATGGCCTTCAACCCGTCCCACCTGGAAATCGTTTCTCCAGTGGTCGAGGGTTCGGTCCGTGCCCGTCAGGATCGTCGTAACGACCCTACCGGTGAAAAAGTCCTGCCGATCTCCATCCACGGTGATGCTGCATTCGCAGGTCAGGGCGTGGTGATGGAAACCTTCCAGATGTCGCAGACCCGCGGTTTCAAAACCGGCGGCACCGTGCACATCGTGATCAACAACCAGGTCGGTTTCACCATCAGCAACCCGGAAGACTCGCGCTCCACCGAGTACGCGACCGACGTTGCGAAAATGATCCAGGCGCCGATCCTCCATGTGAATGGCGATGATCCGGAAGCCGTGTTGTTCGTGACCCAGCTGGCCATCGACTACCGCATGCAGTTCAAGCGTGACGTGGTAATCGACCTGGTCTGCTACCGTCGTCGCGGCCACAACGAAGCTGACGAGCCTAGCGGCACCCAGCCTCTGATGTACCAGCAGATCACCAAGCAGCGCACCACCCGTGAGCTGTACGCCGAACGCCTGACCCAGGCCGGTGTGGTGGATGATGAGCGCGTGCAAGCCAAGATCGACGAATACCGCAATGCGCTGGACAACGGTCTGCATGTTGTGAAAAGCCTGGTCAAAGAGCCGAACAAAGAGTTGTTCGTGGACTGGCGTCCGTACCTGGGCCACGCCTGGACTGCACGTCACGACACGCGTTTCGACCTGAAAACCTTGCAGGAACTGTCCGCCAAGCTGCTGGAAATTCCAGAAGGTTTCGTGGTTCAGCGCCAAGTCTCGAAGATCTACGAAGACCGTCAGAAAATGCAAGTCGGCGGCCTGCCGATCAACTGGGGTTACGCCGAAACCATGGCGTACGCGACCCTGGCGTTCGAAGGTCACCCGATCCGCATGACTGGCCAGGACATCGGCCGCGGTACGTTCTCGCACCGTCATGCCGTGTTGCACAACCAGAAAGATGCCGGCAGCTATATTCCGCTGCAGAACCTGTACAAAGGCCAGCCACGTTTCGACTTGTACGATTCGTTCCTGTCCGAAGAAGCCGTCCTGGCGTTCGAATACGGTTACTCGACCACCACGCCTGAAGCGCTGGTGATCTGGGAAGCCCAGTTCGGCGATTTCGCCAACGGTGCCCAGGTGGTAATCGACCAGTTCATCACCAGTGGCGAGCACAAGTGGGGCCGTCTCTGCGGTCTGACCATGCTGCTGCCGCACGGTTATGAAGGTCAGGGTCCGGAGCACTCTTCGGCACGTCTGGAGCGTTACCTGCAACTGTGCGCCGAGCACAACATCCAGGTAGCGGTACCGACCACGCCGGCCCAGATCTACCACTTGCTGCGTCGTCAGGTGATTCGCCCGCTGCGCAAGCCATTGATCGTTCTGACTCCGAAGTCGCTGTTGCGTCACAAGCTCGCCATATCGACCCTGGAAGATCTGGCCGAAGGTTCGTTCCAGACCGTTATCCCGGAAATCGATGTTCTGGACCCGAAAAAGGTCGAGCGCATTGTTCTGTGTAGCGGCAAGGTCTACTACGACCTGCTGGAAAAACGCCGTGCCGAAGGTCGTGATGACATCGCCATCGTGCGTATCGAGCAGCTGTACCCATTCCCTGA